The nucleotide sequence GCGGTTGGCCTCAACGAGCGCCTTGGTCAGCGACAGGTTGATCACCGAGCCGTCGGCGGTCTGGTCCGATGCGCCCGACGTGCGGAACGGCGCCATCGCGGCCGCGATCTCGTTGTCGTTGAGGCCGTGTCCGGTGTCGCGGACGCGCAGCACGATATCGCCGAAATCGGTGGTCGCGGTTGAGACGATGACCTGCCCGCCGGTATTGGCCAGGTGGATTGAATTGCCGATCAGGTTCATCGCGATCTGGCGCAGCGCGCGGGCGTCAGCCTTCACGGTCGGCAGCGCATGCGCCAGCGATGTGCGGATGATGATGCGCTCGCGGTTGGCCTGCGGCTGCATCACGGCGACGCATTGCTCGACCATGCTGTTGAGGTCCTGGCTCGCGAACGACAGTTCCATCTTGCCGGATTCGATCCGCGACAGGTCGAGCAGGTCGTCGATGATCGCCATCACACGCTGGCCGGAGGCGCGGATGTCCTTCATGTACTCGACATAGCGTTCATTGCCGAGCGCGCCGAAACGCTCCTCGATCATCACGTCGGCGAAGCCGATGATGGCGTTGAGCGGCATGCGGACCTCGTGACTGATCCGTCCGAGAATGTCGGCCTTGGCGTTGGTCGCGCGTTCAACCTGACGCCGCGCCTGTATCAGGTCGCCTTCGCCCTTCTTCGCCTGCGACAGGTCGCGGAAGATCGCGAAGAAACGCGCATTGTCCGGACGGGTGCGGCCCACGGTCATCGACAGCGGAATGGCGCTGCCGTCGCGGGCGCGGCCCAGCATATTGCGGTCGTGCTGAAGCAGACTCGCGACTGCGGCGGTCCTGACTTCGTTCACATAGTCCTGCACCGCGTGCTGGCTGTCCGGCGCGAATAGATCGGTCAGGTTGAGCGCGGCCATCTCGTTGTCGTCGCGGCCGAACAGGACTTCGGCGCTGCGGTTGCAGGAGAGGACATGGCCCTCACCGTCGAACACCACAACGCCCTCGGCGGTATGGTCGAGAATGGTGCCGAGTTCTTCCGCCTGCGTGGTGTCGTCGCTAGGCACGACAACCGGCGTTATGACCACCGCCGGCGCAGGCTCGCTCCGGGTGGCGGCGCGCGGGCCGGAGAACACCAGCACATGGGACGGTTCGCCGTCCCATGTAATGGCGAACAGGCGGGCGTCGGCGGGTTCGCCCTTGTCGGGCCCGCTCTTGCTGGTCGCCGCGATCACGACCGGCGTGCCGGTCTCCGAAGTGCTGCTGGCGGTGCCCGCACCGGCTTCGACGGTCAGCGCATCGAGACCGCCGGCCTCGGTCAGCGCGTGAAGATCGTTGTATCCGGTCGAGGCGAGAAACGCCTTGTTGGCGTAGAGCAGCCGGTCGAGTCGGTAGACCAGCACGCCGACCGGCAGGCGATCGAGTAACTGCGAATCCTGCGCGGCGTTGGCGCGCGGCAGCACCGGCTCCGGCTGCAGGAATGCGGGCGGGTTTTCGAGCGCAGGCGGTTCGGCAACGGGTTCGCGGGTTTGTTCGCCCTCATCGGTGGCGAACAGTTCGGCCACCGAGGCGTCGGTGAGCGTATCGCTCTCGGCTGCATTTTCGAGACGGGCCGACAGCCGCCGCGCCAGTTCGTCAAAGGCGTTGCTCTCGACCGCGGTCAGCGCTGGCGCTTTCGGCTCGGCCACGGGAAACGGTACGACGTTCTGCGGAGTGTCCACGGGGGGCTTCGATTCGGTTCGCTGTGAATTCTCTGTCGGGAAATTGTCTTGCGTGCTGCCGGCGAGGTGCAGCGGTTCGGTTGGCGCATGCACGTCCACTGCGTCCGTGATGTCCTGATTCACCGGTTCTTGGCTGGTGGCGTCATGAGCCGTCGCGTCCTGCACAACAGGTTCGTCGGAGAAAGGCGTTGCGGGCGGCGTCGACGCGTACAGCATGTCGTCGCGGCGCTGCGCGGCCAGCCGCGCCATGCCTTCGACGTCGCGGCAGACGCCGAACCCGCGATAGCCCAAAAAACTCCCGGCGCGGTCGTAGATCGGCAGACCCGACAGTTCGACCGGCAATCGCGCGCCCGCGCCGTCGGCGGGCCAGTTGACGACGATGTTGCTCCAGGTCTCGCGGGTTGCGACCGCTGCCGCCACCTGGCCTTCGGGGTCGAGGCCGAGTGCATCGGCGATTTCATTCCACGGCCTGCCGAACGCGGCTGAGGTGCGCGCGCCGATCAGGCGGGTGAATTCATCGAGGCCGAGCGAAAAGCGGCCGTCCTCGTCCATGTGCCACATGAAGCGCAGCGGATGCCGCCGCGGCGTCAGCGGCGGGCCGTCCAACTCGAGCAGCGTCGCCGACACGTCGTGTGTGCCGATGTCTTGTGCCGGTGGTTTGCGGCGCTCGTCGTCGAAATAGATTCGCGTCACATGATCTGCCGGCGCGTCGTGACGCGAGGTTTCATCGTGAGACGCGGACTCCGAAACGTTGCTCGCTTGAGTCTCAACGTGCTGAAGCGCTGTGGTGGTGTCCGCGATCTGCTGAACCGGCGATTTTTGTTCGGGCGGCTCATCGAACACCGATCCGAAAACGTCGGCGGGCATCACCTCGGCAGGCGGTTCAGGCGGCGCGCGATGAAGCGGGGCGTCAACGACAGCTTGAGTAATCACTTCAACAGGCTGTACGGGTGGCGCATCGGGTGTGGACTGCGTCGCTGCTACGACGGGGTCGGCCTTTGGCGTTTGCGCCGGAGCGCTCTCGACGGTTGATGCAACAACGACGGGAATAGGCTTCGGTGCGCGCGGCGGCACAACAGCGGCGCCGATCAATGCAACTAGCGCTGTTGCTTCGCCGGTCCCGACGCGATGCACTGAGACGCGGCCGAGATCCATTTGCAGGATCGCCTGTCCGTCGCGCAGCGCGCCGCTGCGCGCGTCGTCGAAGCCGGGGCCGGTGAGATCGTTGAACAGGCCGGGGAAATTTTTCGCACGTTCGTTCGCGCCCGCCAGCGCGCCGTTCGGCGTGAAGGTCATGGCCGGAATCGTGACGCTGTCCACGAGATGCGCGAGCCGTTCGGTGAGCGGCGCCGGACGGCCGACCGGGTCGGCGGCGGCGATGAGAATGCCTGCTGTGCCATCGGCGAAGGTGAGCCGCGCGCAGGAGCATGTCAGGAGGCGGCCGAGCGGCGCGCCGAAACCGCGCAGCCGTTCCAGCCGCGGCGCGCCGGATGGCGACAGCCGTGCCGCGAGCTGCGCGGCCTGCCGGCGATGCGGGTCCGCGGGTCCGATGATTTTTTCCGCGAGCACGGCGGCGTTGCGTGCGCCGAACAGTTGTGCGCCGATGGTGTTGGCCCAGAGAATGTGCGCGCCGTCGAGCGACCAGACCCATGCAGGCAGGCCGCTTGTCGCGTGAACCGCAAGGCGCGGATCGCGGATGCCGTGAAGCTGGAAGTCGGCTTCGCTCATATCGGACAACGTGCCTTTGACTCGCTTTCGCCGCGCCGGATTTCGGCGCTGGAAGTGGGATCGGACAGCCTTAACAAATGATTAGTATGGCGCGGTTGCCGCAAGGTCCACCAGTGCGGTGTGAGACTACCCGTCCAAACCCGCGATAACGTTAATTCCCCGACGCGCTGAACCCCAACGCCGTTCAGGCGTTGGGTGTTGCAAAAGCTATTCAAACGTTCACGATGAGC is from Afipia massiliensis and encodes:
- a CDS encoding PAS domain S-box protein: MSEADFQLHGIRDPRLAVHATSGLPAWVWSLDGAHILWANTIGAQLFGARNAAVLAEKIIGPADPHRRQAAQLAARLSPSGAPRLERLRGFGAPLGRLLTCSCARLTFADGTAGILIAAADPVGRPAPLTERLAHLVDSVTIPAMTFTPNGALAGANERAKNFPGLFNDLTGPGFDDARSGALRDGQAILQMDLGRVSVHRVGTGEATALVALIGAAVVPPRAPKPIPVVVASTVESAPAQTPKADPVVAATQSTPDAPPVQPVEVITQAVVDAPLHRAPPEPPAEVMPADVFGSVFDEPPEQKSPVQQIADTTTALQHVETQASNVSESASHDETSRHDAPADHVTRIYFDDERRKPPAQDIGTHDVSATLLELDGPPLTPRRHPLRFMWHMDEDGRFSLGLDEFTRLIGARTSAAFGRPWNEIADALGLDPEGQVAAAVATRETWSNIVVNWPADGAGARLPVELSGLPIYDRAGSFLGYRGFGVCRDVEGMARLAAQRRDDMLYASTPPATPFSDEPVVQDATAHDATSQEPVNQDITDAVDVHAPTEPLHLAGSTQDNFPTENSQRTESKPPVDTPQNVVPFPVAEPKAPALTAVESNAFDELARRLSARLENAAESDTLTDASVAELFATDEGEQTREPVAEPPALENPPAFLQPEPVLPRANAAQDSQLLDRLPVGVLVYRLDRLLYANKAFLASTGYNDLHALTEAGGLDALTVEAGAGTASSTSETGTPVVIAATSKSGPDKGEPADARLFAITWDGEPSHVLVFSGPRAATRSEPAPAVVITPVVVPSDDTTQAEELGTILDHTAEGVVVFDGEGHVLSCNRSAEVLFGRDDNEMAALNLTDLFAPDSQHAVQDYVNEVRTAAVASLLQHDRNMLGRARDGSAIPLSMTVGRTRPDNARFFAIFRDLSQAKKGEGDLIQARRQVERATNAKADILGRISHEVRMPLNAIIGFADVMIEERFGALGNERYVEYMKDIRASGQRVMAIIDDLLDLSRIESGKMELSFASQDLNSMVEQCVAVMQPQANRERIIIRTSLAHALPTVKADARALRQIAMNLIGNSIHLANTGGQVIVSTATTDFGDIVLRVRDTGHGLNDNEIAAAMAPFRTSGASDQTADGSVINLSLTKALVEANRAQFHIKTAPHSGTLIEVVFSHASAIA